The genomic segment CTTCGTGTCACTCTGTAACGGCTGCTTTTCCCCGATTTCAGACTGCAAGCATCACGAAGGAATAGGCAAGATCAATTTTTATTGGCTACTCTATCCACCATTTAGGACCACGTTTGCCTCGTAAAACAAattcactaaatatttgttgaatgcgtgaataaacaaatgaaagaatggaGAGCTATCTTCCTGTAGAAATAAGTAGGGATCCTATTTTAGGTGGAATTCTGAAGTTTGGAGGTGGGAGCTGGACAATCCTGTAGCATTTAATTTCATGCCATGATCAATAGAGTCTCAGGACCCTAACATATTTGCTATACTTTACCAAATGTCTATATTACTCTCCAGGGTATGTGTGGCTCACTGGGGAGAATGCAGTTCAATTATCTTAGCAGAAAATAAAGACAAGCTCTAATTGTGGATTCTCAGCATATTTCAGTCATTAGACATTTTAGTGTTTTGCAGAGACTAAATCTCAAGAGAAGGAGCAAAACCTTAACAAGGCTGATTCTATGTCTTGGATTCAGAAGCAGCACACTCTGCCCTTTGCTGAATTAATTGGCTGTGTATTTATCATACAATAGATGATTCCTATAAGCCACTTCCATGATCATCAAAGCTGTAAATTCCACTGATGAAAGCAGAAAACTGATGCTTGTCCAGAAaccagtaaataaaataaaactaaactaacAAACACCATTACCTCTAATGAGTATCTAATGACAAAAGGTAAGATAATTTATTTATCTTAAAGTGTTAGATGTGTAAAATTTTCAAGAGGACTCAAAAAACGTTCAATAATGAGACTAAACATTTCAAGTTGAATTTGTCTATAATACTGACATTAATGTTACCAACTaatatggattcaattgtgtctcctcaaaatatgtgttgaaaccccaacacctgtacctgtaaatgtgaacCTGTTTGGAAATGAAGGTTTCATTTTGCTGTGCTAGTGTGTcatgccagagtagggtgggttctaaacctaatcacttctgggttataaaaagagaaaaatattgtctgtcttcctctatggggcagaggaagacagacaatagAGACAGATGCActtacaagtcaaggaatgctaaAGATttctggcagctactagaagctgaaatagaatAAGAGGCACCTCCCCCCTACAGCCACATTCTGAATTTGGCCTTCCTGTCCCttgcactgtgagaaaataaattccctttttcaaagccacccacttgtagtatataaagttatggcagcactaagtaactaagataTCAATTAAAACATgagcacacattttttttttagaggagagAGACGTAGAAGCACTAGAAACAGTTGAAGAACAGAATAGTgaacacatgtatacacatacatacatgaatatatttatgtatttatatgtgtgtgtgtgtgtgtgtaaacaggAAAATTTAATTTGGTATAGACAGTGTCCCAAAATACCTGGCAAATTTAAGGCCCATTGAAGGGCATTAAACTAATTATATATTATTACATgcataaattaataaaatgacCATTTTTAGCCTTCATCTTGTAGTTTAGTTGTGCTAGCTCTGTGACATTAGACAAGTTGTTTAATATCTGAGGTCAATTTTTCATTTCTACAACAAGGAGAATTCCATCTCCATTCAGTTTTGTTGTGAGTTGTCCATGAGGGGTAATGTATACAGTGCTTTTCGGCAATGCCTTAAATGTTGTGTATTACTCCGTATATATTTCTCTGAATTTGAGTTTAAATTTTGTACATATGGTGGAAAgcagagttagaaaagcaaaacaaactgcCTCCCtgttaaacatacacacacacacacgtgcatgcatacacacatccatatataatcatatataatattttttcaaaaaaattttatgcttttacagattttttttaaaaagattattttaCAGGATGACATTTTAGAAACAGAAAGATCTATTAAAAGACTATTACAATAATAATCTAGGTGAAAGATGATGTTGGCTTGAGTCTCAGTTTTATGAGTGGATAAGGTAGTTGGCTTATGGATAGCGATGTTTTGAAGGTAGGTCAAATGGAACTTTCTGATGTACTGGGTATGGTGTGTatgaaaaagtgaaaaagaacagtttaatatttatttgtttaattaatTTCATCTGAGCAAATGAAAGTAGAGAGTTATCGACTTGAGCTGGAGGATGCTGTGGGTGTAGTAAATTTGGGGGATGCATGAGGAGTTCAGTTTTGGTCATGTTGAGTTGCTACTTAATATTCACACGGATACGTGAGTAGGCAGTTGAACTATAGATATAATGTTTGGGAAAAAGGTTAGGACTGGAGATACAAATTCAGGAGTTATAAGTATAGAGGTGGTGTTTAAAACCGTGAGACTGAGTAAGAGCACTCAGGTAAAATATGTGAATAGAAAAGACAAGGAGGTCAAGGACTGCGCTCTGAGATACTCCAACATTAAGAATCAAGGAGAAAAGGAACAACTGGCAAAGAAGGCTGAGAAGGTCCAACCCATGTGGTAGGAGGAAAACTCAGAGTCCAGTGTCCTGAAAACTAAAAGATGAAAGCTTTTCAGTGAGGAGTAAGCAATCCACTCTGCCAAATGCTATTCGTAGGTCAAGAAAGATGAAGACTGAGAATTGACCACTGAATTTAGCAACATAAAAATCAGTGATACTTTGACGAGGGCAGTGTCTTGATTATCTTGTgatgctattacagaaataccacaagtgtcttggttatccagtgctgctataacagaaataccacaggcagatgactttaacaaagagaaatttactctctcacagtctagggagctagaagtctgaattcagggtgccagctccaaggaagactttttctctctcctctggggggaaggtctttgtcatcaatcttcctctggtctaggagcttcttaggaTGGGGACCCcaaatccaaaggacatgcttccttcctggttcttcattcttggtagcATCAgacccccctgtctctctgcttgtttctctcctttgtatttcaaaagaggttgacGTAAGTACAATGTAACCTTGTAGACCGAGTGCTGTCTCactaacgtaactgcctctaaccttGCCTCCTtcacatcacagaggtaggatttacaacacaggaaaatcacatcagatgacaaggtggtggacaatcacacaatagtggcaatcatggcctatccaagttgacacacattttttagggacacagttcaatccataacaagcaatTTCCCCCTGGAGTGATAGTAGTGGTAGCGTGGTTGAAGTGGGcttaaaagaaaacaggaaaaacagaCTTGGATACACCAAGTATATTCCACTGTTTTGATACATTTTATTGCCAAGGGAAGTGTGAAGGAATGGTATAATAGGATAGTATAATAGGTATTAAAGACAGTATAATCAAGAGTatctctatttctatttctatatctatatatatatgaagccccaatggtgcagtagttaagagctacaatgaactatggctgctgaccaaaaatattggcagttcaaatccaccagctgctccttggaaactctatgaggcagttctattctgtcctatagggtcatgactcagtggcaatggatatatatatacatgtaaactGGAAAAAATAACAGCATGCTGTTATGTCAATGGAAATGATCTAGTCACACAATTATAAAATGATTCAGAATATTTGGATTGCTGGAGcatggagacagagagaagaagaaggagaaaaagaaaaagaaagaggaggaagaaggaaagaaggagaagggagagaaagaagtggggatgggaggagagaagagagagtaaagaagggaagggaggggaaagtGAGAAGAATGGAGAGACAGGGAaacagaaggaaagggaaaaaagggaaggaaggaagagaaaaagagtgaagaaaagagGATAAGATGAGGAGTGTGGAGGTGAAGgtagagtaggggaggggagaagaagaGAGGAAAGTTGGGAGGTAGGGTGGAATATGAACAAATAAAGGTCAGATTATCAAAGTTCTTTTTAAAGGGGGTGACTTAAAAAAAGTTGACAATGAGGAATTTTAAACAATAAAGTGGAAGAGTTATTTTTGAAATCAAATTATATCATTCAGGCTAAGATGAGGAGAGAAAGGCAGCAGGAACACAGGTGTTagaacccccacccccacacaggtATGTATGCATATAATCCTATTTAAACACAGTAAACTACGACTATGGAGTGTACTTAGGGACTCTTTTCCTcttcaataagaaaacaaatatgtTTAATACTCATGTCCTCAGAACATCATAGATGTGATCTTAAAAGTATCCTTGTTTAAGGCAGGAAATGAACTACTTGATTTTCCTGGTATTTTTGCactatttgttttcttgatttctttcttaTCCCAGCAAAAGAACCCTCCAATCTGAGAAAAAAGTATGACCAACCATACAACCGTGACTGAATTTGTTCTCCTGGGATTCAGGGATCATCCAGAGCTACAATGTCTTCTTTTTGTGGTGTTCCTACTTATCTATGTGACCACTGTTCTTGGAAATCTCGGCATGATCCTGTTAATCAAAACTGACTCTCGTTTCCACActccaatgtatttcttcctcagtAACTTGTCCCTTGTTGATTTCTGCTACTCTTCTGTCATTGCCCCTAATATGCTGGTGAACGTCTGGGTGGAGAACCCAGTCATTTCATTTAATGGATGTGCCACtcaattcttcttttttggttcctTTGCTGGCATTGAGGGCTTCCTGTTGgctgtgatggcctatgaccgttatGTGGCCATTTGCGAGCCTCTACTTTACACAGTCACCATGTCCCCGCATCTCAACATCCTATTGGTGTTATTTACGTATCTTGCAGGCTTTATAAATGCTTCCATTCATACTG from the Loxodonta africana isolate mLoxAfr1 chromosome 7, mLoxAfr1.hap2, whole genome shotgun sequence genome contains:
- the LOC100665570 gene encoding olfactory receptor 5AP2-like gives rise to the protein MTNHTTVTEFVLLGFRDHPELQCLLFVVFLLIYVTTVLGNLGMILLIKTDSRFHTPMYFFLSNLSLVDFCYSSVIAPNMLVNVWVENPVISFNGCATQFFFFGSFAGIEGFLLAVMAYDRYVAICEPLLYTVTMSPHLNILLVLFTYLAGFINASIHTGFTFQLSFCGSNAINHFFCDILPLLQLSCSDTHINEVVIFAFASFNELSCLLTILISYLYILVAILRIQSAEGRCKAFSTCASHLIAVTIFFGTILFMYLHPSSSYSMDQDKVVSVFYTVIIPMLNPLIYSLRNKEVKSSFGKVFKTNSFYMCF